One genomic region from Bubalus bubalis isolate 160015118507 breed Murrah chromosome 12, NDDB_SH_1, whole genome shotgun sequence encodes:
- the CYRIA gene encoding CYFIP-related Rac1 interactor A isoform X2, with protein MRNPAIQNDFSYYRRTISRNRINNMHLDIENEVNNEMANRMSLFYAEATPMLKTLSNATMHFVSENKTLPIENTTDCLSTMTSVCKVMLETPEYRSRFTSEETLMFCMRVMVGVIILYDHVHPVGAFCKTSKIDMKGCIKVLKEQAPDSVEGLLNALRFTTKHLNDESTSKQIRAMLQ; from the exons ATGAGGAACCCAGCTATTCAGAATGACTTCAGCTACTACAGAAGGACCATCAGTCGCAATCGCATCAACAACATGCAT CTAGACATTGAGAATGAAGTCAACAATGAGATGGCCAATCGAATGTCCCTGTTCTACGCAGAAGCCACGCCGATGCTGAAAACCCTCAGCAACGCCACCATGCACTTTGTCTCCGAa AACAAAACCCTGCCAATAGAGAACACCACAGACTGCCTCAGTACGATGACAAGTGTTTGTAAAGTCATGCTGGAAACTCC ggaatacaggagtaggtttaCCAGCGAAGAAACACTGATGTTCTGCATGAGGGTCATGGTGGGGGTCATCATCCTATACGACCACGTGCATCCTGTGGGAGCTTTCTGCAAGACATCCAAGATCGAT ATGAAAGGCTGCATAAAGGTTTTGAAGGAACAGGCCCCAGACAGTGTGGAGGGGCTACTGAATGCCCTCAG GTTCACTACAAAGCACTTGAATGATGAATCGACTTCCAAACAGATTCGAGCGATGCTTCAGTAA
- the CYRIA gene encoding CYFIP-related Rac1 interactor A isoform X1, whose translation MGNLLKVLTREIENYPHFFLDFENAQPTEGEREIWNQISAVLQDSESILADLQAYKGAGPEIRDAIQNPNDIQLQEKAWNAVCPLVVRLKRFYEFSIRLEKALQSLLESLTCPPYTPTQHLEREQALAKEFAEILHFTLRFDELKMRNPAIQNDFSYYRRTISRNRINNMHLDIENEVNNEMANRMSLFYAEATPMLKTLSNATMHFVSENKTLPIENTTDCLSTMTSVCKVMLETPEYRSRFTSEETLMFCMRVMVGVIILYDHVHPVGAFCKTSKIDMKGCIKVLKEQAPDSVEGLLNALRFTTKHLNDESTSKQIRAMLQ comes from the exons ATGCCCAGCCcacagaaggagagagggaaatatGGAACCAGATCAGCGCCGTGCTCCAGGATTCCGAGAGCATCCTCGCAGACCTGCAGGCGTACAAGGGCGCAGGGCCAGAGATCCGAGAT GCCATCCAAAATCCCAATGACATTCAGCTTCAGGAAAAAGCTTGGAATGCAGTATGTCCTTTGGTCGTGAGACTGAAGAGATTTTATGAGTTTTCCATCAGGCTAG AAAAAGCTCTTCAGAGTTTATTGGAATCTCTGACCTGTCCACCCTACACACCAACCCAGCACCTGGAGCGGGAGCAGGCCCTGGCCAAGGAATTCGCGGAAATTCTGCATTTCACCCTTCGATTCGATGAGCTGAAG ATGAGGAACCCAGCTATTCAGAATGACTTCAGCTACTACAGAAGGACCATCAGTCGCAATCGCATCAACAACATGCAT CTAGACATTGAGAATGAAGTCAACAATGAGATGGCCAATCGAATGTCCCTGTTCTACGCAGAAGCCACGCCGATGCTGAAAACCCTCAGCAACGCCACCATGCACTTTGTCTCCGAa AACAAAACCCTGCCAATAGAGAACACCACAGACTGCCTCAGTACGATGACAAGTGTTTGTAAAGTCATGCTGGAAACTCC ggaatacaggagtaggtttaCCAGCGAAGAAACACTGATGTTCTGCATGAGGGTCATGGTGGGGGTCATCATCCTATACGACCACGTGCATCCTGTGGGAGCTTTCTGCAAGACATCCAAGATCGAT ATGAAAGGCTGCATAAAGGTTTTGAAGGAACAGGCCCCAGACAGTGTGGAGGGGCTACTGAATGCCCTCAG GTTCACTACAAAGCACTTGAATGATGAATCGACTTCCAAACAGATTCGAGCGATGCTTCAGTAA